Part of the Lolium rigidum isolate FL_2022 chromosome 6, APGP_CSIRO_Lrig_0.1, whole genome shotgun sequence genome, agtagtaacagcacatccacaaccttagaactttctcgtcaccgtcccgcatttaatggaggcatgaacccactatcgagcataaatactccctcttggagttacaagtatcaacttggccgagcctctactagcaacggagagcatgcaagaacataaacaacatatatgatagattgataatcaacttgacatagtattcaatattcatcggatcccaacaaacacaacatgtagcattacaaatagatgatcttgatcatgataggcagctcacaagatctaacatgatagcacaatgaggagaagacgaccatctagctactgctatggacccatagtccaggggtgaactactcacacatcgatccggaggcgatcatggcgatgaagagccctccgggagatgattcccctctccggcagggtaccggaggcgatctcctgaatcccccgagatgggattggcggcggcggcgtcttggaaggttttccgtatcgtggctctcggtactgggggtttcgcgacgaaggctttaagtaggcggaagggcaggtcagggggcgtcatgagggacccacacgctagggccgcgcgaccaggacctgggccgcgccgccctagtgtggcatcgcctcgtggccccacttcgtatctccctcggtcttctggaagcttcatggaaaaataagtccctgggcgttgatttcgtccaattccgagaatatttccttactaggatttctgaaaccaaaaacagcagaaaacaacaactggctcttcggcatctcgtcaataggttagtgccggaaaatgcataataatgacatataatgtgtataaaacatgtgagtatcattataaaagtagcatggaacataagaaattatagatacgtttgagacgtatcatggggcgttgcccaagatcatgcttttgatgaactgaaacgattgttaacttctgcaccgttgcttgcacttcctgatttcaataagcaatttgagattgaatgtgatgctagtggtattggaattggtggtgtgttgatgcaagagggtcgcccaattgcatatttttctgagaaactttctggtgctaagttgaactatccaatatatgataaagaattgtatgctttaattagagttcttgaggtttggcaacattatttgtggccaaaagaatttatcatacattctaatcatgaagctttgaaatatctgaaagcccaatctactttgcatagacatcttgctaagtgggttgagttcattgagtcttttccatacattattaagcataagaaaggaaaagataatattgttgctgatgctctatctaggaagaatatgctattaactcaacttgatgttaaaactcctggattagaggtgctatgtgatttgtatgctacggatcatgattttgctgaaccatatcgcttatgtgctcctggtaaagcatgggataaatatcacatacatgatgggttcttgtttcgagctaacaaactatgttttccagaatcgtctgtgcgtttgctcttattgcaggaatcacatgctggaggtttgatgggtcattttgggcgtgagaagacgctactcatgctcgctgatcatttttgttggccaaagatgaggcgggatgtggacaggtatgtgaagaggagcattacttgcaacaagtccaagtccaagctgaagcctcacggtttgtatactccgttaccgacacctgctacaccttgggaagatattagtatggattttgtgttgggtttgccgcgtactaaaagaggccatgattctatatttgtggtagtggacagattttctaaaatgtcacactttattgcctgtcacaaaagcgacgatgcgtcgcatattgctaacctgtttttcagggagattgttcgactacacggagtcccgaagactattgtttctgatcgtgatgtgaagttcatgagctacttcggaagacactttggggaaagccggggacaaagctactcgttccagtactacttgtcatccccaaactgatggtcaaactgaggtggtgaatcgaaccttgtcacaactgctgAGATccttgatcaagaagaacctgaaggagtgggaagagtgtttgccgcatgtagagtttgcttacaacagggcggtacattctaccatggagctatgtccttttgaggtggtgtatggtttcaaacccattactccacttgatttgttgccttttcccatacatgagagagttaatatggaggcatccaagagggcagattttgtgcgaaaaatccatgtgaagactaaagagttgatagagaagaaaggcaagagcaatgctgcaaggatgaataagaagcgcaaagagatgttgttcaagcctcggtgatatggtccgggtacattttcgcaaggataggttcccgaagctgcggaagtctaagttgaagcctcgtggtgctggtccttacaaagtgcttgccaagatcaatgataatgcatattcgatagatcttccagttgatgagtttggtgtcagtaattctttcaatgttgctgatttgacaccatatgacggagaagaccttggagcgtcgaggtcgacgccttttaaaggggggagatgatgaggacatccctactacaccactacctccgtcattgataaatgaagatgaacctgctgtgaagctcaagtccaatgaagttcggattggaccaattacaagagctcgtgcgaagctacttaaacaacaggtgaacttgtttctaaacgatactttgattgatgagaactttatactcgcctaagtcctattacttatgtatcatcaggtatcaagaggagacgagcatcgcacgaggagaggagcagctggacatgaagacggacgtcaagatggacgtgaagctggacatggagctggacatgaagatatctcatgaacgcgcgagggaggagcgggaggcatgcgtgaGAGGAGAAGACGATGTCCAGGCCGGACcagcgcccggttagaccggcctccagaccggccagcccggtccctggcccggttgaccgggcggcaaccggaccggatgcatcgtaccggggccaaaccggaattttgcgaactttccggttgccgaccggttgaccggatgccaggccggccgacccggtccctggcccagttgaccggattccagaccggattcgtccgagtctgtctcgaccagatctattctgggtcggttattcttgtatcttttcgaccagaagtcgtcccggacgcctatataagtgcccgtgacgccccctagttgctttagaccacgtttaagataaaccctagttcttagttgtttgctctagcaaaactattgaatccctacaccatattgcttgatattgtgtagatcctgaaaaagtcttgtgtgatctgctgttccattgggaattagacggttgcaacttaccgcttcgtggtcggcggctacgtgcgcaagtgtgtggagttgcgaatatcttgcggggttgagagctgttgcattggcgacagggaccaatcgagagatctcgttgcgtcatacaagttatcatccacttcatcatcgtgtttctccgctgccatcaccccgtgatcatcatcaccgctgttgcttactgagaagatcgggccaccccttatcatatgGACAAATCTTCCAAATATGCAATGAAAATATGACTACATACAGACTTTCATCAGTTACCAACACcacacggggggggggggtgctccATGCTCTTTCAATTGGTATTCCTAAAAATCTAAAAGGGACGTTGGGAAATTTGAAAATAGCAGGAAAATGTTCCAACATGGTTTCCTCAACTCTTGCTATTATAATTTTTTATCATTTCATAAATTCCAaatatttttttccaaaatgGCAATATCTTCCCTTTGTTATCACTGAGGTCAGAGAAAACACGTCGTTGCCTTCGGGAAACCCTTCATCCGGTTTCCCTTGGTGGCATTAGTGTAAGGTACCCACGGTCACGCTTACGTTTTTGCGGTCTGATCTTGACCCTACAGCTGAACATGGCTCGACGAAGGGATCATGGTGTTCCCATTGGAAAATAGCCTTCCCGTTGTTGTTGGTGAGATCAGGAAACACGTTGTTGCCTTTGGAAAATCGTTCATCCGGTTTCTCTTGGTGACATCGGGGATAAGTTGCTCACGGTCATGTTTAAGTTTCCATGTTATGATCCTGACCATACAACTGAACATAGCTCAGGGAATAGGGTATAACGGCAACCTATACTTTACCATCGGGAAATCCTACAATTCTGTGTCACATTTATgaatttttcaaattttctacGGCCAGGCATAATTGTTTGGACAAAATATATGGATTGAAGAagtaaagaaaaggaaaagaacacaGTTGCTTAGTGTAAAGACAAGTGATGTGTATCCAACATTGTACTCCTTTTGTTTGCAGGAAACACTTGACTCTTGATGTCAAGGGATTACAAAAGATATGAAGTGATCATCAGATTCAGATACATACAAGTGGGTCGATTTGATCTAGACGATCAATCTCCGAGCTGATCACTGAGGCAATGGCAGCCACTCCCCTGCTCTGGATTTCATGGACCGCTAGACGCTGGCTAACTTCCGTTTGACTAACCATTTCCACCGAGCACAAGGGAGACAAGACACACATGGACTGTTGTATACTTGACATGCAAGATATCATTTGCTCCCCAAGTTAAGCCACATATTTCTCTATAAACAATTAACTAACTAAGTCCATTATTCACACAGTGATTTTGCTGGGTAAATAAGTTACACCTTGAGTAACAACTAACAAGATGCATTGTATACTAATCTCTCCACCAGGAAATATAAGGTTGGTATTTTGTATTGTTAAGACAAGTCTTTAGCCAACAATAAACCTAGGTACGAAACTTTAATATATGTGTGATAAAACTGATTTGAATAGTACATTATTGTTACAAAAATACTTAGTACTTACGACTGTGATCTGTTATCACGTAAAAACAAAATTCATTAGGGTATCACTGGTCAGTAaccaatttttttcctaaattacTTTTTCATATAGAGGGGTATAATCTAATTATTTTTCATAGTCATTGCTTCTAGATAGTAAATTCTGGTAGAATCGAGTATTCTGCAAATTAGATGCCATGAGCCCATGATTCACTACAGAGAAGATGTTTGTATAGTGAATAGTGATGGTCTTGCTAAGTCTGAGTCGAATGAGATTTTCTTAAGACCCAAGCGATTCAGAAAATTGCAACTTCAATTTAGTTTAGTAGGAAAACTAACACGGAATGTTGAAAGCAATATTATAATCAAATACTTCCAAAAGCTTTATTGTGGTGACTGATTACATCTATTTCACAAGTATACTGAACCTCAGTTCCTTCACGTGAGTAGTTACCTCACCCCCTCCTCTCTTTTCAGATCATACATTATACAGTAGTATATACTATATATATAGGTATCTATGTATATTTGTAGTTCTTCCAATGAAACTAAatttaaaagaaagaaaaaggaaggaaTTGTCAACAAAAATAACACCAAATGAATCGTGTACTCAGGGCATGTAGAGAGCCTCCAAGCCTTGGCAATCCGCGGTCCAGTCATGATCGGCAGCAAGAATGCCCTCATGGAGGCTCATGGCGTCGTCGGGGAAGGAATCGAGCGAGTCGTACTTGGGCTCCTCCCACGTCGACAGGCTCGGCACGATGGAGCACCACGAGGAGAGGTTGCCCGCGGCGCCGTCCGTGGGCAGCCCTAGCGAGTCGAAGCAGCTCTGTTCCATGGCGAAGTTGAGCTCGCCGAGCGCCGCCTGCACGCTCGCGTCCGTGCACAGCATGTTGGTCGTGCTCGTGGGGTCGGCGCCGGCGCTCAACGGCCCAGACCATTCGCCGAACCCGTCCAGCCCCGGCGGCGCCAGAACGGCGCCCGGGCTGAGGTCGCTGGAcgcgctgaaggtgtcgaacgccTCGTCGCTGGTGGAATCGGGCGTGACGGCGCCGACGAGGCTGCCAGCGCCTTCGGCGGGCGGCTGCTGCTGGTTGTTGAGGAACTTGGAGTAGAGCATTGCGAGGTCGATGGACGAGCCGTCGGCGGCGGTGGTCATCGCCTGGCCAGGGTTCAACTGGCCGCTGCCGCCGACCATGCCTTCCAGGACCATGTCCGGCCGGAGCGGGCAGGGGAAACTGCcgaaggcggcgtcccggccggcGGAGAAGGAGTCGGCCGCCAGgcgcaccgaggaggaggacttgcccCGGCGGTTCTTGCGGCAGCCGCCACCGACGGGCACGTTGCGGAGGGAGCCGCCCTTGGTCCAGTAGCGGCGGCAGCCCTTGCAGAAGTAGCGGGGCTGGGTGAGGCTGTAGTTGTTGTAGTAGCAGAACTTGGTGTTGGGGGAGTCGCAGCGCGGGCAGCTGGGCGCCACCTCGGCACCCGTCCTGTAGCGGCGGTCCACCAGCAGCGACGGCGGGCGCGGCACGTACGGCAGCATGCTGGCCGCGTCGTGCGGGTGCGACGACAACATTTCTTCCACTCGATCTGCAGCGATCAGAGACTCCGGCCGGGGAGCTGGAGATGAATGTGGGTGATGTGAGAGGAATTGATCGATCGATGGGAGGTGACGCGATCGATGGAGATGATTGCTTGTAGCTTTGGTGGAGAGGGGGAGCAGGCCTGCCGGCGAGAGGGCACTGGCGGAGGAGGGGGGTGGTGAGGTTCTTATATGGATCGTCGATCGGCACGGTGGGAGGGAGCTAATCGCGCGCGGGGTCACTGGCGCATGTGCATGTGAGCTTGCATCGCATAGATTTGGGCCGAGGTGCAGTGAAAATTCTCCCACGTACGACGACTGGGAGGCTTGGATTAGGGGTTAGAGGAATTAGGCAGATCTTAGTTAATTACTCTCCCCAACAAACTGTCGCTAGTGCCTAGTGCAGGCCCGCTTTAGTTGCTACAGTGGTCTTGTTATCGCATAATGGGCACCGATGCAACCACCATTGCTCAACTGATCACAGGACGTCGCTAGCTGCAACGTTGACATCTGAAGATCCATGTACTGCTGACTGTCCTGAGAGTCGATCCTGACAGTGAGAAAAAGCTACCAGAAGGAAGGTCCTAGGAAGACGAAGATGGGCGCGTGGCGGAGCCGTACGTCGCGCCCAAGTGATCGACGGAGGCCGGCCCGCCGTGTAGGCAGTGGTGTCGGCGGCGTGCCCCTGGGccacgcggcggcgcggcagtggcGGGGCGAGGTACGTGCGCGGGAAGCAAATCCCTCGGGATCGCCTACAAGAATTTGTTATTGGCTACGCATCCGTCGCTTCGCTCGATGCATGATGCATACCCTCGCCGTCCTGCGACGGGTACGCTGTGGGAAGCGCGCGGGATTTCCTCACCCCACGCACGCGGTTAAGCTCTCGGGACGCAACGGCCATGCGCGCGCGCGAGATTGGGCTGGCGCCTTTTGGGAAGTGTGCCCCTGATCGTATCACCACCCGGTGTCATCTAGCTGCAACGAACAGTGGGCTGCTTGCGTTTGATTCATGGAAATTTTGATCTGGTCCATCCCAATCTCCAATCTCCAATCATGCTGCTAGTCCTATGGCGGAAATAAGCAGATGGCATGGGTTCACAGTTTCAAAATCAGTAACATTTCGTATTTCGAAGtttctgcatttttttttttttgagatgagtTTCTGCATTTTTTGAAATAAATCAAGCTGCATATTGActtgattttttttataaaaaaacaagGCAAATGTTTGCCCTTTCATTGATATACGAAGTAGATGAAGATGATCGATTAGTTTATACGAAAATTTGACCGAAAATCGATACGGCATGACGCCACACATTGGCCCTAAGGTTGCGATGCTTGCGCACCACATGAGTCGATGATCAAACTGCCCAAACAACCAGAGTCGGCACCTAAGCACCTCAGCGCAACCCATTGGATGCGATAAAATCGGAGACGTCGCTCCATCATCCACGATCTCCCTATGGGCTATGGCCACACATCGCCTAGCCGATGACGAAGAAAAAGACAGCACGAACACACCAAAGCTCCTCAACGATGGCTccatggaggggggggggggtgacgtTCAAGAACGATGTCATCGTCGACACCAACCTAGGTCGATGCATGGTTTTCACCTAGGGCTCGCCAATTCCAAAGTCTTGTCCTGTCTGAGGTAGCCAAGGATGTCATGACACTCGCCATGGCCGAATACCGAATCCCACCATGGGTCCCTAGGGCCGGTGGAACATCCAATGCGAGCCCCTCAATAAGAAAGCAACGGCTAAGCGCCACCCTTACCATATTCCACCACGGATCTTGGATTTCCTCAGTGGGGTCCACGCGGATGAGGCAGGCCACAACCTCgacaacgccttcaagaaggacgcAATGCCCAAGGGTGTCACCACTGTATGTCATGGGCTATCTCCCAACCCTCAAGGACATGCAAGACCACTAATCCCACACGTCATAAGGTATGTGGCATCCAACGGAAGTATGAGCATGGCTAGGTTCGCCTCGCATTGAGCCACCTCCTAGCTTACCGCGACATCAGATTCTACCATACTGGGCCATTACCCCCTGCCGCCAGCAGAAACTTAAATTTGAGAGTACAAATTCTAGAAGCATGATTTATGGCGTATTTTAAATTTTATGTGTAGTATTTCGATTTTACAGTTGCTCCGAGAGCAAGAGTAGTAGTAAtaatgctctaagggcatctctagaAACCTGATGCGGTCCGTTTGTGTATACACAAACAAAGGGAGGGCAAAACCATAGCCCAGCAGCTCGACGCAGTTTTTTTGTGTCCGCGCAGACAAAGGGAGGGCAAAACCACTGCCTAGTAACCTGACACAGTCCGTTTGTGCCCGCTTGAAACACAAACGAACTGACCTTTTCGCGGCGGCtcattactagcccaattttgggATGGAATTGCGTTGTCACAGACCCTTCTGGTGTTCGCCTCCTGCCACCTCTTGCACTCCTGGCGGCCGGTCCACTGCATGTCAATGTGCTAGATGCATCGCTTCCCTTACTGCGTGTGTTGGTCGCTGCGGAGCCACCAATGGCATGCTTCGACTTCAGCGGGCGCGCCGAGCTTGGCGGGTAGTGGGCGACGGCTGATCTTCTGCACCGCCATCAACattcaacaacacacacatgggaATCAAGTGCTTACATTGATAGAAGCCACATATTTGGCCTTTTCAAGGGAAGCAACCTTGCCCTTCCATCGGCCACAACTCGCCCCTTCCATTGCCGCTTCCTGATCCCCAAAGCACACACACAACCATATACAAGGGGGGTCCATTCAGGAAACccaatgtggtgacccggcataccactgcatggtgtagtatgcaagtctgatataacaccaatgaaacaccgttccactagtattatatcgctcagagtggtacaacagaaacatatgcgggtccaaggcatgtctatagaattacaatattgactctgttacataagatcagcacaacctcctactttacaatgaggtaaatcttcaaataaactccaaaagaacgactcgtagtctaatcctatcacgaactctatttgtagagtatttgactagctataggggctatgaatagattctagctaaataggagctaggtttaggaagctagttcccttctacggctaaactaggttttctccttgttggatgtggcatctgactcctctgacatggtcctgtttcttgaagtagttgttgactcctcggccttagagtggcactgtagatcctccatcgttgtcttcatatctaagcaggggatttaagagtgggatgagtacgagcgtactcaacaagttcattataggaaagaggtgtttaatgcactagctacaacattagaccagaaagtctaataccaatgcaggttttgataaccatttcttcaaaaggttgcttttattcggaagaactatgtccgtcggccttcaccggtttactagaacttcatggagctcctttccggcagcgttcgcagctccatatcccggaacagggagtgacaggtcacggttctttacactcgcgaggtgtgttgctttacccataagagatcttaaccttggtgccaaccgagttgcaggctcgtccacacttcccttggtgtgaggcccggtataaggtctagccaatcatgttcctccgctacctcgaacacccacccgttgttgcatgccccgaccctgggtccacgccggtcccattattcccgtaatttcagggtggaccccgaccacgacgacaggtgctgggctctaccatacactcctacgccggtagctgcaacccatcatagaccgcattaccgtggggaattagaatgggatccccaccctccggttgttccgcaagacagaatcgctacggcaagcaatgctttaccgtggggaattagaatgggatccccaccctccgagtTGTTCCGCCGAtacacaactcgctacggtaagcgcatccgttgatgaacgagaggtggaaacacttttgactactccgtcccactccggatcttatggttaacacgggtattacggcacaagaatcatcggcgacatttgttgtttaatcctagatggatataaacccgtgcaatggaacctccaccatatcaacacaatccatggttccattgcccaccacatagtcatattcatagttatgaaagtagtggttttgatttttatgcaatagtgataaccataatactttgcaagtaatttgatagaacgaATAAAGCTCGGTAatcacatgggtacgtgagcacgcacCCGCCAAGTGACACGTGTCTAACGACGTTAGTCTGCCCGTGAGGTTAATAGTTTATTAAAAAAAGGAAAGCTCCTCCCACGTTCGTTTCCTTGATGTCTATCCTCACCACCGTTCTACACATGGGATTCCCCTGCACATCCTAGCAAAGAAATTGGGAGGAGGTGCCCTCAGCCGAGCGTCTTCTGCAAGTCCGGCGCGGTGAGTGCGGCCGTCAGGATCGAGTCAAGCCCTCGTCCTCAGTGGTCGGCCTGGCGCGTTTCGGCATGGGGCCGCAGGGGCGGAACAGGGTGCCGTCGCGGCGTTGGTAgactgcggcggcggcgctagaCCCGGTCCGGCGAGCTGATCCTTTCCCAACGCCAAACTAACAGCTCGCCCCGCGTAGTTCTCGGCCAGAAAAAGTACTACTCCACATCTAGCTTCCAAATTAAGCGGTCGGAtcaagcggtggtgatggcggttacAGCCACGGGACCTGGCTTTGCCTGGGTGGCCATCTTGGCAGCCGTGTGTTCACTCTTAGTTAGGCAGGTAAATTTCTTTCTGATTAACCTCTGGTTCTGTATTCCTTTGATGTGTAAAACAGGGAGATTGATTCCTTTTTTTAGTTACTTtgccttttcttcttttttcggaATTGGAGGACTGAAGATCAAGGAAGAAAAATCCCTGCGGGGAAGATCTCACGGGCAGCTACAGGCAAGCGCGCAGGCATTTGTGTGTATCGAGTATCGACCTGTATCAGCTGATTTTCGTGGTCTCCTTTATCATGCTTTGTTTTGGAGAAGAAATCGATTTGGTTTTCATCTGTACAGAAAAAATTAACAATTTATTGGCTTTTGCAAGTTCAGTGTTCTATTATCTAATGATGAATGATTCCAGGAGAAAATAATTAGCACGTGCTTGTTGATTTTGAGTTCGAGTATAGAGTGTTTAGTTAATTAGCATTGGGGATTTATTTTGTTCTGTCTCGTTAAGTAAATTGGAGGAGATACTGATTACTCTAGGCTGGCGAGGGAGGAAAATTAACTAAGAATTGCAATGACAACACACTAGCGACGGCGATAGTATATAGAGTATCTGTCTTTATTTATTCTCTCCATCAAATGGGTCTCACCCACGCATGCACTCTGTAGTAGAAAAGTCTTTAGAACCGTGTAAACACCGTGTTGTCACCGTTAGTTAGAAGAAGAATCCAACGGTGGCCTAACAATATCCAACGACGATGGAGCCAtgcacacgtacccatgtgatcaccaaatccactctctttgatagaaatactcaaatgacatgagcaagtgatgaacttgcctttcttggctgcaagattatgcagacaaggtcttcgatacgcaataactccaaattctgaaatagcatcatcgtccggtaaggacgatgtttagaagattgccaaggatgcaataatgcataaaatgagatgcaatcgctctaagcgtgacctaaccccgaggatttaggatcagtgagttgtaatgattggtttagggtgtgttgcacttttagagtgattcacatacaaggttcttattcaggtgtgatttacttggtattataaacaggtagataataaaacataatattcaattgagcacacaaagaatgatgattggcataatgttaacaagtaaggaacagtggtcagttttagtactatatggcatggttaatgattgattatcctatactttaaaagaataacttttgaagaacacgtaatttgataaagaacaagtatggtaattaggtttgtgggttgctataatttattctggttccaagtaatttctggagtaagtataagatggatcacaacctagttggattcatcagctactaggcttgtattgttgaaataaacctaaacatcttaattatcaatagttgctatcaaggtggcataccttgttggtgatagttggctaggatttataggtccttataagcagggttgatgatgattctttatttacttcaaaagaataacttttgaagaacatacttcttaagtaataagaagtattacaattaaggttgaggttggcttgtattagccattggatctctaagtagagaatggttggttccaaaataggatggttcataagtatctcacactagtagggtttagtggaacagggttatgtaaagtaaaatagcaggtatggttgctattagggttcatcataatggtgtgatgttGAGCCTGGATAGGTAAGGTTGATGTATCTGAGGATTGGAACTAGGATTTGCATTTGGTTAACCCTATTTGAGCATCTACTTCTGGTGAAGATGAACATATAGAATTCCCATATATTAGGGTTGggttttctacattttatgtggctaaGACAAGTATTTATTTACTAGTGTGGTTCTATAATTTGaaagtaggtaccatgatcacatattCTATCCTAGGGTTTTGGTTAGAATCAATTTAAgtttcacatgaaataatggaactagggtttgtgcataattgaattagggttttaggattccacataaaattatgaggttatcacttggtttctaatggatctagggtttcttaactaccctataattattggattaataacttcattgataaagttgaagttattaataattttgaaataaaaaataatattagacttgatattttattatttttaaataattaataattaaggtatttattaatcagggttttaaatcctcctaataaggatttaataagttaatagaaaaggaaaattaattttaatgatttccttaattacttactggttttttatttattttatgaagttttcctaattcttgaattttaattgaatttagaatta contains:
- the LOC124659241 gene encoding dof zinc finger protein 1-like, encoding MLSSHPHDAASMLPYVPRPPSLLVDRRYRTGAEVAPSCPRCDSPNTKFCYYNNYSLTQPRYFCKGCRRYWTKGGSLRNVPVGGGCRKNRRGKSSSSVRLAADSFSAGRDAAFGSFPCPLRPDMVLEGMVGGSGQLNPGQAMTTAADGSSIDLAMLYSKFLNNQQQPPAEGAGSLVGAVTPDSTSDEAFDTFSASSDLSPGAVLAPPGLDGFGEWSGPLSAGADPTSTTNMLCTDASVQAALGELNFAMEQSCFDSLGLPTDGAAGNLSSWCSIVPSLSTWEEPKYDSLDSFPDDAMSLHEGILAADHDWTADCQGLEALYMP